ATAGATTTAAAGTGGCTGCTACTCAAAGATCTATATCTAACTGGATTTCTATGTATGGTGTAAGTGATATAGGTTATTACTTCTCAGATGATCAAAATGCCGCTAAATTACCTAATAAAGTAGGTTTTGAAAAAATTTGGAATCATTCACCATTAAAATATGTTGAAAATGTAGTTACACCTACTTTAATAATACATTCAGATGAAGATTATAGATGTCCTATAGATCAAGGATATCAATGGCTAACTGCCCTAAAAGATAAAGGAATAGAATCTAAGATGGTTGTATTTAAAGGTGAATCTCATGGACTTTCAAGAGGTGGAAAACCAAAAGCAAGAATAGAAAGATTAACTGAAATTACAGAATGGATAGAAAAATATACTAAATAGAAAATATAGAAATAAGTCTCCTGAGTTTGTCAGTTAATTGATATGTAAAAAGCTGTAAGTCTCTAAAATAGAGTGTTACAGCTTTTTTTAATTATTTAATTGCATATATACAAATTATAATTCTTAAGAGCTTCAATTCTATATAAGTTATACAACTCTAATATTTTTTATCTTAACAAATATATTTAACGATATATAGACTAATAATGTAGGTATAAGCCATGAAAAATTTTCACTATAAAAAGGTAACTTAGATAATAATACGCCTATTAATGGTAATTTTATTATCATGCTATTTATTACAGTTAATGTATTTAATATTAATAATACTAACATAGTTCCCCTATATACAATCTTATTATTAGTTTTAAAAAATTCAAATAATATGATTAAAACCATGGGTGGATATGAAATTAATAATATGGGTATTGAAACACTTAATATACCATCCAAACTTAAGCTTGAAAGAAACAATGAAAGTAATAAGAAAAATTTCATCCAATTATTGTATTCTATCTTTGGAAATGCTTGGTAATTTGATTCACTTGTAAATGTTAATATAGCAATACAAACTGTTAAACAAGCAACAAAAAATATTAATGTTAAAACAAAAATACCAAAATTACCATAAAGTAATTTTATTATCTCTCTTAATATTACAGCTCCATTTTTTGCATTTGGATAATGTTTTGAAAGTCCTGCACCTATAAATGACAGTATAAAATATATACTAAACATAATTAAACCTGCGATAATGGTACCAATTTTTCCATGTTTATACAATTCTTTTTTTTCTAGATTATAATTTTTCTTTATAATATTAACTACTGTAATACCTACTATTATTCCTCCT
This window of the Streptobacillus felis genome carries:
- the brnQ gene encoding branched-chain amino acid transport system II carrier protein, yielding MKSKKEYIYVSLLIFGMFFGAGNLIFPPFVGKEAGTSVFLAMIGFGITSTAATMLGVYIAFKENIMNVIYSKLGEKFTKLLFIASCCTISVVAVPRAAILPFDMIISEIISNPRLIFIFRLIYIAIFFGLVYYLSYNQSSILSVIGKFLTPLLLVLIFIVTLTTFLTQEISLMSPSIKYATNPIFKGFADGYNTMDTLGGIIVGITVVNIIKKNYNLEKKELYKHGKIGTIIAGLIMFSIYFILSFIGAGLSKHYPNAKNGAVILREIIKLLYGNFGIFVLTLIFFVACLTVCIAILTFTSESNYQAFPKIEYNNWMKFFLLLSLFLSSLSLDGILSVSIPILLISYPPMVLIILFEFFKTNNKIVYRGTMLVLLILNTLTVINSMIIKLPLIGVLLSKLPFYSENFSWLIPTLLVYISLNIFVKIKNIRVV